The Pedobacter roseus genome contains a region encoding:
- a CDS encoding NAD(P)-dependent oxidoreductase, with protein MKVALIGASGFVGKAILNELVNRGNEVTAIARDTAKIENSDSSVNKVAADVLDTEKLAEALKGADAVVSAFNAGWTNPNLYNDTVQGAEAIQKAVKAAGVKRYIFIGGAGTLQIDGHQIVDGPNFPAEYKPGATAVRDYFNTLKQEKELDWLFFSPAIEMHQGITTGRTGKYRLGKTSPVFNEEGRSILSVEDLAIVIADELENNAHHQEQFTAAY; from the coding sequence ATGAAAGTAGCATTAATTGGAGCATCAGGCTTTGTGGGTAAAGCCATCTTAAACGAACTGGTAAACCGTGGAAATGAAGTAACTGCCATTGCACGTGATACTGCGAAAATTGAAAACAGTGATAGCAGCGTAAATAAAGTTGCAGCTGATGTATTGGATACAGAAAAACTGGCTGAAGCTTTAAAAGGTGCTGATGCAGTGGTAAGTGCATTTAATGCCGGCTGGACTAATCCGAATTTATATAACGATACGGTGCAAGGTGCAGAGGCTATACAGAAAGCGGTAAAAGCAGCAGGTGTTAAACGTTATATTTTTATTGGCGGGGCAGGTACTTTGCAGATTGACGGGCACCAGATTGTAGATGGACCAAATTTTCCGGCAGAATATAAACCAGGAGCAACTGCAGTAAGAGATTACTTTAATACCTTAAAACAGGAAAAAGAATTGGATTGGTTGTTTTTTAGTCCGGCGATTGAAATGCACCAGGGGATTACCACCGGCCGCACAGGCAAATACCGCTTAGGTAAAACCAGTCCGGTTTTTAACGAAGAAGGCCGTTCTATTTTATCTGTTGAAGATTTAGCCATCGTAATTGCTGATGAGCTTGAAAATAACGCGCACCACCAGGAGCAGTTTACGGCAGCGTACTAG
- a CDS encoding Rrf2 family transcriptional regulator: MSSSRFPVSLHILTLLNEAKGTMVSSEYLAGSININPVLVRKEIINLRKHGFVESKEGKGGGSFLARAAADINLGEVYRAVRNNNVLGQSKNEPNPKCPIGRQINQHLDSLYSDAENALIENLSKQTLADFASKFK, translated from the coding sequence ATGAGCAGCAGCCGGTTTCCAGTCTCTTTACACATCTTAACCTTATTAAATGAGGCGAAAGGCACTATGGTGAGTTCAGAATATCTGGCCGGAAGTATTAACATTAATCCTGTTTTAGTACGTAAAGAAATCATAAATTTACGTAAACATGGTTTTGTAGAAAGTAAAGAAGGAAAAGGTGGGGGATCGTTTCTGGCACGGGCTGCGGCAGACATTAATCTGGGTGAGGTTTACCGTGCGGTTAGGAATAATAATGTTTTGGGGCAGAGCAAAAATGAACCGAATCCAAAATGCCCGATTGGCAGACAGATCAATCAGCATTTAGATTCACTTTACAGCGATGCAGAAAATGCTTTGATAGAGAATTTGTCGAAGCAGACATTGGCAGATTTCGCATCAAAGTTTAAATAA
- a CDS encoding ABC-F family ATP-binding cassette domain-containing protein: MISINNLTFLIGSRALYDDANWHIKPGDRAGLIGANGTGKSTLLKIIVGEYAPSSGTVSMSKDLKIGYLNQDLLSYESHHSILHVAMEAFERQNQLHDEIEELLKKIETDYSEEVLFKLSDKQQEFEALDGYNIEYRANEILAGLGFSTADQLRPLNTFSGGWRMRVMLAKILLQTPDILLLDEPTNHMDLPSIKWLENYLMGFEGAIVIVSHDRYFLDKIVNRTVESRKGKLNVYAGNYSFYVEEKALRGEIQKGEFKNQQAKIKQEERLIERFKAKASKAKMAQSRMKALDKMERVDDVDDDNPTVNFAFKFSKPSGRHVVRIEHATKSYPNVHILDDAEGVIEKGDKIALIGANGKGKSTLLRMIAGAEKFEGFCETGHNVTTTFFAQHQLESLHLSNSILEELQAFAPKHSDTELRSILGCFLFTGDDVFKKIKVLSGGEKSRVALAKSLTTDSNFLILDEPTNHLDIQSVNILIQALQQFEGTFIAVSHDRYFLDNVANKIWFIEGEKIKQYPGTYAEYEEWNSKRIIPVAKPIPVKMPEKQKEAPKPVTPNTANQLKKLNDELQKTEKQIAELEQNVKNIEAELADENVYGKADKLAETNKRYLAVKADLDQNQTKWETLAAEIMELEG, encoded by the coding sequence ATGATTTCAATAAATAATTTAACATTCCTGATCGGCTCGAGGGCCTTGTATGATGACGCGAACTGGCACATTAAACCCGGCGACAGAGCAGGCTTAATCGGCGCCAACGGGACAGGAAAATCAACACTTTTAAAAATAATAGTTGGCGAGTATGCGCCGAGTTCGGGTACTGTTTCGATGTCGAAAGACCTTAAAATAGGTTACCTGAACCAGGATTTACTTTCTTACGAATCGCACCATAGCATTTTGCATGTGGCCATGGAGGCTTTTGAGCGCCAAAACCAACTGCACGATGAAATTGAAGAACTGCTAAAAAAAATCGAAACTGATTATAGCGAGGAGGTTTTATTTAAACTGAGCGATAAACAACAGGAATTTGAAGCTTTAGACGGTTATAACATCGAATATAGGGCAAACGAAATCCTGGCCGGTTTGGGTTTTAGCACAGCTGATCAGCTGCGCCCGTTAAATACATTCTCCGGAGGTTGGCGTATGCGGGTAATGCTGGCGAAGATCTTATTGCAAACACCAGATATTCTATTACTGGATGAGCCTACCAACCACATGGATTTACCCTCTATTAAGTGGCTGGAAAACTATTTAATGGGTTTTGAAGGGGCCATTGTGATTGTATCTCACGACAGGTATTTCTTAGATAAAATTGTAAACCGTACGGTCGAATCGCGTAAAGGCAAGTTGAACGTTTATGCGGGTAACTATAGCTTCTATGTAGAAGAAAAGGCTTTACGGGGAGAAATTCAGAAAGGCGAATTTAAAAACCAACAGGCTAAAATCAAACAGGAAGAACGTTTGATAGAGCGTTTCAAAGCCAAGGCTTCGAAGGCAAAAATGGCGCAATCGCGTATGAAAGCTTTAGATAAAATGGAGCGCGTTGATGATGTGGATGATGATAATCCAACAGTAAACTTCGCCTTTAAATTCTCTAAACCATCAGGCAGGCATGTGGTGCGTATTGAACACGCCACTAAAAGCTATCCGAACGTACACATTTTAGATGATGCAGAAGGTGTAATCGAAAAAGGCGATAAAATTGCCTTGATCGGGGCAAACGGTAAAGGTAAATCTACGCTATTGAGGATGATTGCAGGTGCCGAAAAATTTGAGGGTTTTTGCGAAACAGGTCATAATGTTACCACTACTTTCTTTGCACAGCACCAACTGGAATCACTACACTTAAGCAATTCTATTTTAGAGGAGTTACAGGCTTTTGCGCCAAAACATAGCGATACCGAATTGCGTAGTATTTTAGGCTGTTTCCTGTTTACAGGTGATGATGTTTTCAAAAAAATCAAAGTGCTTTCAGGTGGTGAAAAATCGCGTGTGGCACTGGCGAAATCATTAACAACAGATTCGAACTTCCTGATTCTGGATGAGCCAACCAATCACCTGGATATCCAATCAGTTAATATCCTGATCCAGGCTTTACAACAATTTGAAGGTACTTTTATTGCGGTATCACACGATAGGTATTTCCTGGATAATGTGGCCAACAAAATCTGGTTTATCGAAGGCGAAAAAATCAAACAATATCCTGGTACTTATGCCGAATATGAGGAGTGGAACAGCAAACGCATCATTCCTGTGGCTAAACCTATCCCGGTTAAAATGCCGGAAAAACAAAAGGAAGCACCAAAACCGGTTACACCTAATACCGCCAACCAGTTGAAAAAACTGAATGACGAGCTTCAAAAAACAGAAAAACAAATTGCAGAGCTGGAGCAAAATGTTAAAAATATTGAAGCAGAACTGGCGGATGAGAATGTTTATGGTAAAGCCGATAAACTGGCAGAAACCAACAAACGTTATTTAGCTGTTAAGGCCGATCTGGATCAAAATCAGACTAAATGGGAAACGCTGGCGGCTGAAATTATGGAGCTGGAAGGTTAA
- a CDS encoding type IX secretion system plug protein has product MQKILIPVLFFISTLAFAQNANTFTNENKIYLPNIKTVLCYNSNKEQSIPVIMLNSSETITFSFDDLLAGTQNYWYTVEHCNAEWQPSQISSIDYLGSFNDDRILNYRYSSNTTRKYTHYEISLPNTQIQPKIGGNYVLKVYLDGDKNKPVISQRFYVLDSQVAVAAEVTNSLQVENRNYKQKINFTINHTFPIQNPYQDLKAVVMQNFNPNTSQLNTKPSFVRPNQLVYNDLNTNDFWGDNEFRKFDTRSLRYKADNVKDIYRDNESVNVMLFQDASRAVGAFANQYDENGNFFIRNTDGRDDKTESEYMGVLFTLNAPAPSANGDTYVVGRFNNYTMSNENKLLYDANRKQFYGNVLLKQGLYDYEYAWFNKDTKVMETRFFEGAFFQTENSYQIFVYYRRPGARWDTLIGFTNLSNKVTDRR; this is encoded by the coding sequence ATGCAGAAAATATTAATTCCGGTTTTATTTTTCATCTCTACCCTGGCTTTTGCGCAAAATGCCAACACTTTCACCAACGAGAATAAAATTTATCTTCCAAATATTAAAACAGTGCTTTGCTACAACAGCAATAAGGAACAGAGCATACCGGTAATTATGCTCAACTCATCAGAAACCATTACTTTTTCTTTTGATGACCTGCTCGCCGGAACCCAAAACTATTGGTACACCGTTGAGCACTGTAATGCAGAATGGCAACCTTCGCAGATTTCGAGCATTGATTATTTAGGTAGTTTTAATGACGACCGCATCCTGAATTACCGTTATTCATCCAATACCACCCGAAAATATACACATTACGAAATCAGCTTACCCAACACACAGATCCAGCCTAAAATTGGCGGCAATTATGTGTTAAAAGTTTACCTTGATGGCGACAAAAATAAACCTGTGATTTCGCAACGTTTTTATGTGCTAGATAGTCAGGTGGCCGTGGCAGCAGAAGTTACCAACTCGCTACAGGTCGAAAACAGAAATTACAAACAGAAAATCAATTTCACCATTAACCATACTTTTCCGATCCAAAACCCTTATCAGGACTTAAAAGCGGTGGTGATGCAGAATTTCAATCCCAATACCAGTCAGCTGAATACAAAGCCATCATTTGTACGACCAAACCAATTGGTTTATAACGACCTTAACACCAACGATTTTTGGGGAGACAACGAATTCAGGAAATTTGATACCCGTAGTTTAAGGTACAAAGCCGATAATGTTAAAGATATTTACCGCGATAACGAGTCGGTAAACGTAATGCTTTTTCAGGATGCATCGAGAGCTGTTGGCGCTTTTGCCAACCAGTATGACGAAAACGGAAACTTTTTTATCCGCAATACCGATGGTCGCGACGATAAAACAGAATCAGAATACATGGGCGTGCTGTTTACGCTAAATGCTCCTGCCCCCAGCGCAAACGGAGATACCTACGTGGTGGGCCGCTTTAACAATTACACCATGAGCAACGAAAACAAACTCCTTTATGATGCCAACAGAAAGCAATTTTATGGTAATGTATTGCTCAAACAAGGCCTATACGACTATGAATATGCCTGGTTTAATAAAGATACCAAAGTAATGGAAACCCGGTTTTTCGAAGGCGCATTCTTTCAAACAGAAAACAGTTATCAGATCTTTGTTTACTACCGCCGTCCTGGTGCCCGCTGGGATACCTTGATCGGTTTCACCAATTTAAGCAATAAGGTAACCGACAGAAGATAA